One window of Chloroflexota bacterium genomic DNA carries:
- a CDS encoding carbohydrate ABC transporter permease has translation MARQSQPRRRLRASDLTVNGILLLLVLAWTIPTIGLFVSSFRTRTDIQTSGWWTFLPHQEWVKVEEFDPPAGLDRDGVMEIRGAQGTFEQFRNGIASSDGNTRVTWIGNKRLGTVQVQQQKWIVGYDLTLDNYGQVLAGKTFDIRQPDGSIVTEQGDDFTGAFLNSLIVTVPSTVIPILIAAFAAYGFAWMRFPGRKLFFTMVVALLVVPLQIALVPILSDYVSLNLNGTFLGVWLAHTGFGLSLATYLLYNYISSLPRDILESAFIDGASQFTIFTRLILPLSVPALASFAIFQFLWVWNDYLVALIFIGAKPDVQVLTMRIAEMVGSRGNDWHLLTAGGFVSMILPLAVFFSLQRFFVRGLLAGSVKG, from the coding sequence ATGGCACGTCAATCTCAACCCCGACGACGTTTGCGCGCATCCGATTTGACGGTGAATGGCATCTTGCTATTGCTCGTGCTTGCTTGGACGATTCCAACCATCGGCTTGTTCGTCTCGTCGTTTCGCACCCGCACGGACATTCAGACATCCGGTTGGTGGACGTTTCTGCCGCATCAAGAATGGGTCAAGGTCGAGGAGTTCGATCCGCCCGCTGGACTAGACCGCGACGGCGTGATGGAAATTCGCGGCGCGCAGGGAACTTTCGAACAATTTCGCAACGGCATCGCCTCTTCCGACGGCAACACACGTGTGACGTGGATCGGCAACAAGCGCCTCGGCACGGTCCAAGTGCAACAGCAAAAATGGATCGTCGGTTACGACCTCACGCTCGACAATTATGGACAGGTGCTCGCCGGGAAAACATTTGACATTCGCCAGCCCGACGGCAGTATCGTCACGGAGCAAGGCGACGATTTTACCGGCGCGTTTCTCAACAGTTTGATCGTGACCGTGCCCTCCACGGTGATTCCGATACTCATCGCCGCGTTTGCCGCGTATGGTTTTGCATGGATGCGTTTTCCCGGGCGCAAACTGTTTTTCACGATGGTCGTCGCGCTGCTCGTCGTGCCGCTGCAAATTGCGCTCGTGCCGATCCTGAGCGACTATGTGAGTTTGAACTTGAACGGCACCTTCCTGGGTGTGTGGCTCGCGCACACCGGCTTTGGTTTATCGCTCGCGACGTATTTGCTCTACAACTATATCAGCAGTTTGCCGCGCGACATTTTGGAATCGGCGTTCATTGACGGCGCATCGCAGTTCACCATTTTTACGCGCTTGATTCTGCCGCTCTCGGTACCCGCCCTCGCCTCGTTCGCGATCTTTCAATTTCTATGGGTGTGGAACGATTACCTCGTCGCGTTGATTTTCATCGGTGCGAAACCGGACGTCCAGGTGTTGACGATGCGGATCGCGGAGATGGTCGGCTCGCGCGGCAACGATTGGCATTTGCTCACCGCCGGCGGATTTGTTTCGATGATTCTGCCGCTTGCCGTGTTCTTCTCGTTGCAGCGGTTTTTCGTGCGCGGCTTGCTGGCAGGTTCGGTCAAAGGATAA
- a CDS encoding LacI family DNA-binding transcriptional regulator: MPDATVYDVAKKAKVSIATVSRVLNSPEKVQASTRKRVLAAIDALGFVPRAEAVARARKSQGRIGLLAPFLTYPSFAQRLRGISAALSASPYELVIYNIDSSARRDGYLNSISVTRRLDGLIIMSFLFDDHTARRLVQHGLETVLIESSRDVFSSIEIDDEAGGRIAAEYLLSKGHTRCAFIGDTDLPDYAIPVCQKRLTGYRHALRAAGTALPEEYVALAPIGMEQARQQAHCLLNLPHPPTAIFCYSDLQAMGVLKAARERGVAVPGQLAVMGFDDLDVADYIGLTTIRQPLEESGRVAVELLLARLTDRTRPVQHVKLPLTVIPRETA, from the coding sequence ATGCCAGACGCAACTGTCTATGATGTGGCAAAGAAAGCCAAAGTCAGCATTGCTACTGTGTCGCGCGTTCTCAATTCGCCCGAGAAGGTGCAAGCGTCCACGCGCAAGCGCGTCCTCGCCGCGATTGACGCCCTGGGTTTTGTCCCGCGCGCAGAGGCGGTCGCACGCGCGCGCAAGAGTCAAGGGCGCATCGGCTTGCTCGCGCCCTTTTTGACTTATCCCTCTTTTGCTCAGCGGCTGCGCGGCATCTCGGCGGCGCTCAGCGCCTCTCCGTACGAATTGGTGATCTACAATATTGATTCCTCGGCGCGGCGCGACGGTTATCTCAACAGCATTTCTGTGACCCGCCGTTTGGATGGTTTGATCATCATGTCGTTTCTGTTTGACGATCATACGGCGCGGCGATTGGTTCAACATGGATTGGAAACGGTGTTGATCGAAAGCAGCCGCGACGTATTCAGCAGCATCGAAATTGACGATGAAGCCGGCGGACGGATTGCGGCTGAGTATCTCCTCTCCAAAGGGCACACGCGCTGCGCGTTCATCGGCGATACCGACCTACCGGATTATGCCATCCCTGTCTGTCAAAAGCGCTTGACCGGCTATCGCCATGCCTTGCGCGCGGCGGGCACGGCGTTGCCGGAAGAGTACGTCGCGCTGGCTCCGATTGGCATGGAACAAGCGCGCCAGCAAGCGCATTGTTTGCTAAACTTGCCCCATCCGCCCACCGCAATTTTTTGCTACAGCGATCTCCAAGCCATGGGCGTCCTCAAAGCCGCGCGCGAGCGCGGCGTCGCAGTGCCAGGTCAACTCGCCGTCATGGGTTTCGACGATTTGGATGTCGCCGATTACATCGGCTTGACGACGATTCGCCAACCGCTGGAAGAATCGGGACGCGTCGCCGTCGAATTGTTGCTCGCGCGTTTGACCGATCGCACGCGACCAGTCCAACATGTCAAATTACCCCTTACCGTTATTCCGAGAGAAACCGCTTGA
- a CDS encoding esterase, whose product MSEGTVVIETIASEALRGNPLGDPFVRRVPIYLPPGYSDSDMRYPVVFVLAGFTGRGQTFFNDALWEETLAQRMDRLIAQGAVRPMILVMPDCLTRIGGSQYVNSPAIGQYEDHIVKELVAFADSQYRTVAHRDARAVVGKSSGGYGALMLAMRHSDVFGLLASHSGDTYFEFCYKMDFPGALRGLKRYGGLGKFWDTMQTIRPHDRDFNMTLNTVAMSACYSPNPNAPHGFDLPFDPDTGEVRADVWARWLEFDPVNLVDRYADALRSLRLIYLDAGLRDEFALQYGARIFCQRLNERGIAYTHEEFDDGHFGIQYRYDNSLTAMSNAIVR is encoded by the coding sequence ATGTCCGAAGGGACTGTCGTCATCGAGACCATTGCCAGCGAAGCGTTGCGCGGCAATCCGCTCGGTGATCCGTTCGTGCGCCGCGTGCCGATTTATTTGCCGCCCGGCTATAGCGATAGCGATATGCGTTACCCGGTCGTGTTCGTGCTGGCTGGATTTACCGGACGCGGGCAAACGTTTTTCAACGACGCACTGTGGGAAGAGACGCTCGCGCAACGCATGGATCGCTTGATCGCGCAAGGCGCAGTGCGCCCGATGATTCTCGTGATGCCCGATTGCCTTACGCGCATCGGCGGGAGCCAGTACGTCAACTCACCGGCGATCGGACAGTACGAAGATCACATCGTGAAAGAATTGGTCGCCTTCGCCGATAGTCAGTACAGGACCGTCGCACATCGCGACGCGCGCGCGGTCGTCGGCAAAAGTTCCGGCGGGTACGGCGCGCTGATGCTCGCGATGCGCCACTCCGATGTGTTCGGCTTGCTGGCGAGTCACAGCGGCGACACGTACTTTGAGTTCTGTTATAAAATGGATTTCCCCGGCGCGCTGCGCGGCTTGAAACGCTATGGCGGTCTCGGCAAATTCTGGGATACGATGCAAACGATTCGCCCGCACGATCGCGATTTCAACATGACGCTCAACACCGTCGCCATGTCCGCGTGCTACTCGCCGAACCCGAACGCGCCGCACGGTTTCGATTTGCCGTTCGACCCAGATACTGGCGAAGTGCGCGCGGACGTGTGGGCGCGTTGGCTCGAATTTGATCCGGTGAATTTAGTAGACCGCTACGCAGACGCGTTGCGTTCGCTTCGTCTCATCTATCTCGACGCGGGACTGCGCGACGAATTCGCGCTGCAGTACGGCGCGCGCATTTTCTGCCAACGTTTGAACGAACGCGGCATCGCGTACACCCACGAAGAATTCGACGACGGGCATTTCGGCATTCAGTACCGATACGACAATTCGCTCACAGCGATGAGTAATGCTATCGTTCGGTAA
- a CDS encoding carbohydrate ABC transporter substrate-binding protein, with the protein MALIVLFAVILTACATPTPAPTTAPAQPTKPPAVEPTKAPAPTTAPAVGVSTGESEATARAKGLTFLADAYAGKYKGTKVTMTGPFTDEDAVKFNNSMKDFTAKTGITIQYEGSKEFEASISARIAAGDPPNIVDFPQPGLLGTFAKQGKVVDATKLVPATWMKENYAQSWLDMATMPGADGKSMIGGIWQRFNGKSQVWYPKKTFDKAGYKVPNTWDELVALSDQIVKDGDTPWCIGIQSGAATGWPATDWTEDVMLRTTSLENYDKWVRGELKFASPEVKSAIETFAKIWNNDKYVYGGRAKIVTTFFGDAPAPMFQTPPKCWLHRQGNFITSFFPKGVKAGEDYDFFYFPPIDAKYGKPYLVAGDIMAAFSDKPEVAAVMQYFATGAGVKGWLAAGGALSPHNDSSLDWYGDPVEKKIAQIVRAATAVRFDASDLMPGAVGSGSEWKGFTDYFSGAANLDTVLAEIDKSWPKK; encoded by the coding sequence ATGGCGCTGATCGTTTTGTTTGCCGTGATTCTGACGGCGTGCGCGACGCCCACGCCCGCACCCACCACCGCGCCGGCGCAACCGACCAAGCCGCCGGCAGTCGAACCGACCAAAGCGCCCGCACCCACCACCGCGCCGGCGGTTGGTGTATCCACCGGCGAGAGCGAAGCCACCGCGCGCGCCAAGGGGTTGACTTTTCTGGCAGATGCGTACGCCGGCAAGTACAAAGGCACAAAAGTGACGATGACCGGTCCGTTCACCGACGAAGATGCGGTCAAGTTCAACAACTCGATGAAAGATTTCACCGCCAAGACCGGCATCACGATTCAGTACGAAGGATCGAAAGAGTTTGAAGCGTCCATCAGCGCGCGCATCGCTGCGGGCGATCCGCCGAACATCGTTGATTTTCCACAGCCCGGTTTGCTGGGCACGTTCGCCAAACAGGGCAAGGTCGTTGATGCGACCAAGCTCGTGCCCGCTACGTGGATGAAAGAAAACTACGCCCAGTCCTGGCTCGACATGGCGACCATGCCGGGCGCGGACGGCAAGTCCATGATAGGCGGCATCTGGCAACGCTTCAACGGCAAGAGCCAAGTCTGGTATCCCAAGAAAACGTTCGACAAAGCCGGCTACAAAGTTCCGAATACCTGGGATGAGTTGGTCGCGTTGTCGGATCAAATCGTGAAAGACGGCGACACGCCCTGGTGCATCGGCATTCAGTCGGGCGCGGCGACCGGTTGGCCCGCGACAGACTGGACGGAAGACGTCATGCTGCGCACGACCTCGCTCGAAAACTATGACAAGTGGGTGCGCGGCGAACTAAAGTTCGCTTCGCCGGAAGTGAAGAGTGCCATCGAAACCTTCGCCAAGATTTGGAACAACGACAAGTACGTGTACGGCGGACGCGCCAAAATCGTGACGACCTTTTTCGGCGATGCGCCCGCGCCCATGTTCCAAACTCCGCCCAAGTGCTGGCTCCATCGCCAGGGCAACTTTATCACCTCGTTCTTCCCCAAAGGTGTGAAAGCCGGCGAGGATTACGATTTCTTCTACTTTCCGCCGATTGATGCCAAGTACGGCAAGCCCTATCTCGTCGCGGGCGACATCATGGCAGCGTTCTCCGACAAACCCGAAGTTGCCGCGGTGATGCAGTACTTTGCGACTGGCGCAGGCGTCAAGGGCTGGTTAGCCGCTGGCGGCGCGTTGTCGCCGCACAATGACAGTTCCCTGGATTGGTACGGCGACCCGGTCGAAAAGAAAATCGCGCAGATCGTGCGCGCCGCGACCGCCGTTCGCTTTGACGCTTCCGACTTGATGCCCGGTGCGGTCGGCTCCGGCTCCGAGTGGAAGGGCTTTACCGATTACTTTTCGGGCGCGGCGAATCTCGACACCGTGCTCGCCGAGATTGACAAATCCTGGCCCAAAAAGTAA
- a CDS encoding SpoIIE family protein phosphatase produces MTRHSLFATTYALSVGVFGIGALIVLTDWNAWLARLVPLAFFAALSFFLKRAGFHAAPEVTHSLVGIIDLAAVFIFGPILGAWVAASSGFAYLFLNAWRRDNHTFVNLVEMPIFNAGLKIGMAYASTHLYTLFGGTFAPKEFTMINAPAVLSAALTWFVLDHIGWATLEFLRGGVPALWNFFRTVLGYSVLVELLPLPFAIAIAVAYTVASTEIFLLMAAGLVGTAIIVQRYADASARLERRSSDLAALNQFGQALSEAGFESERVIDLLYEHVQRIALADLYRVELFERETRALLALEANAQGATHPYTPLDHAPLREYFFSHRESVRGNDLSVKALPFRLDLPELDGLVARSALIVPMFAGDELIGALSLFSVKAHGFFALQARNLFSMCAQASVAIQNARLYATERKRAGQLATVSEVSRQIASLLDLDELLRKTVALVRERFGYTNVHIFTVDRDAGYVMFRASTHPRGVEWRERGIGYRIGLEGLVGWVAATGKPLLVNDVSKEPRFAPYPDQLAEETKSEIVVPMTVGNDVTGVLDVESNQLNAFDDEDLFILKTLAAQLAVAVEDARLYNSQREEAYYLNVLLQVSQNLSAITDLDEGLETIVRITPLLVGVERCAILLYRAAEQKFVPAKEYGLTPLLRDRFFSLEFRTDGDFAFEKLFREHAPLMIENAATSPLLPRELIETFGIRSILMVPLSTRGEMVGLMMVDQGNRSTQFSQHEIDVVMGIANQAAVTIEGAQLTHAAEEKKRLDYELQLARQIQTSFLPDSCPALPGYEICSLWQTAREVSGDFYDFVQLNGGRLAITIADVSDKGMAAAMFMALSRTILRTMTIGKPSAREAIERANDVIIADARSDMFVTVFHAQLDPHAHSFKYVNAGHNAPLLYRAAKRELTTLKGHGIALGVFPDITLEEYENHLESGDILLMYTDGVTDAINANEEEFGAERLADLVVTNAQLNSDELIEEIKRAVTEFAGEGVHFDDLTMVVLKRVVK; encoded by the coding sequence ATGACTCGCCATTCCCTTTTTGCAACGACTTATGCGCTCAGTGTCGGCGTGTTCGGCATCGGCGCGCTGATCGTGCTGACCGACTGGAACGCGTGGCTGGCGCGCCTCGTGCCGCTCGCGTTCTTCGCCGCGCTTTCTTTTTTCCTCAAGCGCGCCGGTTTTCACGCCGCGCCCGAAGTGACGCACTCGCTCGTCGGCATCATTGACCTCGCGGCGGTGTTCATCTTCGGACCGATTCTCGGCGCGTGGGTTGCCGCGTCGAGCGGATTCGCGTACCTGTTCCTCAATGCGTGGCGACGCGACAATCACACGTTCGTCAATCTCGTCGAGATGCCGATTTTCAACGCGGGTCTGAAAATCGGGATGGCGTACGCGAGCACGCATTTGTACACGCTGTTTGGCGGAACGTTCGCGCCCAAAGAATTTACGATGATAAACGCGCCCGCCGTTCTGAGCGCCGCGCTCACCTGGTTCGTGCTTGATCACATTGGTTGGGCGACGCTCGAATTTTTGCGCGGCGGCGTGCCGGCGTTGTGGAATTTTTTCCGCACCGTGCTCGGTTATTCGGTGCTCGTCGAACTGTTGCCGCTGCCGTTCGCGATCGCGATTGCGGTGGCGTACACCGTCGCCAGCACCGAAATCTTTTTGCTGATGGCGGCGGGCTTGGTCGGCACCGCGATCATCGTGCAACGTTACGCCGACGCGAGTGCGCGCCTCGAACGCCGGTCGAGCGACCTCGCCGCGCTGAATCAGTTTGGGCAGGCATTGTCCGAAGCCGGGTTTGAATCGGAACGCGTGATTGATTTGTTGTACGAACACGTCCAGCGCATCGCGCTCGCCGATCTGTATCGCGTCGAGTTGTTCGAGCGCGAAACGCGTGCGTTACTCGCGCTCGAAGCGAACGCGCAAGGCGCGACGCACCCGTACACACCGCTCGACCACGCGCCCCTGCGCGAATATTTTTTCTCGCACCGCGAATCCGTGCGCGGCAACGACCTGAGTGTAAAAGCGCTGCCGTTCCGCCTGGATTTGCCGGAACTCGATGGACTGGTCGCGCGCAGCGCGTTGATCGTGCCCATGTTCGCCGGCGACGAACTCATCGGCGCGCTCTCGCTGTTCAGCGTCAAGGCGCACGGCTTTTTTGCGCTGCAAGCGCGCAATCTCTTTTCGATGTGCGCGCAAGCGTCGGTCGCGATTCAAAACGCGCGCTTGTACGCGACCGAGCGCAAACGCGCCGGGCAACTCGCGACCGTCAGCGAAGTCAGCCGCCAAATCGCGTCGCTCCTCGACCTCGACGAATTGCTCCGCAAAACGGTCGCGCTCGTGCGCGAACGCTTTGGGTACACCAACGTCCACATCTTCACCGTGGATCGCGATGCGGGCTATGTCATGTTTCGCGCGAGCACACATCCGCGTGGCGTCGAATGGCGCGAACGCGGCATCGGCTATCGCATCGGGTTGGAAGGACTTGTGGGCTGGGTCGCCGCGACGGGCAAACCGCTCCTCGTGAACGACGTGAGCAAAGAACCGCGCTTTGCGCCGTACCCCGATCAACTGGCGGAGGAAACAAAATCGGAAATCGTTGTGCCGATGACGGTGGGCAATGACGTAACCGGCGTGCTCGATGTGGAGAGCAATCAACTCAACGCGTTCGACGACGAAGACCTGTTCATTCTCAAAACGCTTGCCGCGCAACTCGCCGTCGCCGTCGAGGACGCGCGTCTCTACAATTCGCAACGCGAAGAAGCGTACTATCTCAATGTGCTGTTGCAGGTTTCGCAAAACCTGTCCGCGATTACCGATCTCGACGAGGGGCTGGAGACGATCGTTCGCATCACGCCGCTCCTCGTCGGCGTCGAGCGGTGCGCGATTTTGTTATATCGCGCCGCCGAGCAAAAATTTGTGCCGGCAAAAGAGTACGGACTGACGCCGCTACTGCGCGACCGATTTTTCTCGCTGGAATTTCGGACCGACGGCGACTTTGCGTTCGAGAAACTTTTCCGCGAGCACGCGCCATTGATGATCGAGAACGCGGCAACCAGTCCGCTCTTGCCACGCGAATTGATCGAGACCTTCGGCATCCGCTCGATTTTGATGGTGCCGCTTTCGACGCGCGGCGAGATGGTCGGTTTGATGATGGTGGACCAGGGCAATCGCTCGACCCAGTTTTCGCAACACGAGATTGACGTCGTGATGGGCATTGCGAATCAAGCCGCGGTAACGATCGAGGGCGCGCAGTTGACGCACGCGGCGGAAGAAAAAAAACGACTCGATTACGAACTGCAACTTGCACGCCAGATCCAAACGAGTTTTTTGCCTGATTCATGTCCCGCGTTGCCGGGGTACGAAATTTGTTCGTTGTGGCAAACCGCGCGCGAGGTCAGCGGCGACTTTTACGATTTCGTGCAACTGAACGGCGGGCGACTGGCGATCACGATTGCCGACGTGTCGGACAAGGGCATGGCGGCGGCGATGTTCATGGCGCTCTCGCGCACGATTTTGCGGACGATGACGATTGGCAAGCCGTCGGCGCGTGAAGCCATCGAACGCGCGAACGACGTCATCATCGCCGACGCGCGCTCGGATATGTTCGTGACCGTGTTCCACGCGCAACTCGATCCGCACGCGCATTCCTTCAAGTACGTGAACGCGGGACACAACGCGCCGTTGCTGTACCGCGCCGCCAAGCGCGAACTGACGACGCTCAAAGGTCACGGCATCGCGCTCGGCGTATTCCCAGACATTACGCTCGAAGAGTACGAGAATCATCTTGAGTCGGGCGATATCTTGCTGATGTACACCGATGGCGTAACGGACGCGATCAATGCGAACGAGGAAGAGTTTGGCGCAGAGCGACTGGCGGATTTGGTCGTGACAAACGCGCAATTGAATTCGGATGAACTGATCGAGGAGATCAAGCGCGCGGTTACCGAGTTCGCCGGGGAGGGTGTGCACTTTGACGACTTGACGATGGTCGTCCTCAAACGCGTGGTGAAATAA
- a CDS encoding sugar ABC transporter permease, which produces MESSAKARLSQPVGPLDWLTTNFLRLLLALFVPVATFGILYAGFIFLRDSQAPKIIIAIVAIILGVGGVALLYTVANWFVEQLGDRWRDRLLPFIFVGPAIAILIWYLALPTLRTFWISLFDSDASDLVGLANYLAVFTDRTMFIAFRNNLIWIIVGATFCVVFGLLIAVLADRSRFETFAKSLIFLPMAISMVGAGVIWNMIFNVSPNVGMINAVWAGLLGQDPVAWTAAASLQPWNNLFLIVIVIWLQTGYAMVLFSAALKGIPGEILEAARVDGATEIQVFFRIMLPSIMGTIIAVATTIIIFTLKIFDVVWVMTGGQFSTQVIATQFYREYFTAQNSGYGSAIAIVLLLTVIPVMVYNLKQFSEREVF; this is translated from the coding sequence ATGGAATCGAGCGCCAAAGCTAGATTGAGCCAACCGGTTGGTCCGTTGGATTGGCTGACGACCAATTTCCTCCGCCTTCTCCTCGCGCTGTTCGTGCCCGTGGCAACCTTCGGCATCCTGTACGCCGGCTTTATCTTTCTGCGCGACAGCCAAGCGCCCAAGATCATCATCGCGATTGTGGCGATTATCCTGGGTGTGGGCGGAGTTGCCCTGCTTTACACCGTCGCGAATTGGTTCGTCGAGCAACTCGGCGACCGCTGGCGCGATCGTCTATTGCCTTTTATTTTTGTGGGACCCGCCATCGCGATCCTCATTTGGTATCTTGCCTTGCCGACTCTCCGCACCTTCTGGATCAGTTTGTTTGATTCGGACGCCAGCGACTTGGTCGGGCTGGCGAATTACTTGGCGGTCTTTACGGATCGCACCATGTTCATCGCCTTTCGCAACAATCTGATTTGGATCATCGTCGGCGCGACGTTCTGCGTGGTGTTCGGGTTGTTGATCGCCGTGCTCGCGGACCGCAGCCGCTTCGAGACGTTCGCCAAGTCACTGATCTTTTTGCCGATGGCGATCTCGATGGTCGGCGCGGGTGTGATCTGGAACATGATCTTCAACGTCAGTCCGAACGTCGGCATGATCAACGCGGTCTGGGCGGGACTCCTGGGTCAAGACCCGGTGGCGTGGACCGCCGCCGCGTCGCTGCAACCCTGGAATAATCTTTTTCTCATCGTCATCGTGATTTGGCTGCAGACCGGGTACGCCATGGTGTTGTTCTCAGCGGCGCTCAAAGGCATCCCCGGCGAAATTCTCGAAGCCGCGCGCGTGGATGGCGCGACGGAAATCCAAGTCTTTTTCCGAATCATGCTTCCGTCCATCATGGGCACGATCATCGCCGTGGCGACGACGATCATCATCTTTACGCTAAAAATCTTCGACGTGGTCTGGGTGATGACGGGCGGTCAATTCAGCACCCAGGTTATCGCGACCCAGTTTTATCGCGAGTATTTTACCGCGCAAAATTCCGGTTACGGCTCGGCGATTGCGATCGTGTTGCTGTTGACGGTCATCCCGGTGATGGTTTACAACTTGAAGCAATTCAGCGAGCGGGAGGTGTTCTGA
- a CDS encoding ThiF family adenylyltransferase gives MNTLDRYIRQTIFAPLGKAGQEKLLAARVAIIGCGANGSVMANTLARAGVGSLVIVDRDFVELNNLQRQVLFDEDDVARGTPKAIAAVEKLRRINSTIQIEPVVADVNAENIEDFARGVTLVMDGTDNFETRFLINDACVKHNVPWVYAGAVSSYGMTTTIVPRETACLRCLFQKEPAPGTLPTCDIAGVLGPIVNVMASIASAEAIKFIAGAGTRNAGLINVDLWDNSFEAFAMARNPNCVCCAQNKFEYLEGERGGVMTASLCGRNSVQVNPGKGHTIDLARLADQLREVGQVSLNEYLLKLQITNYELTIFPDARAIIKGTDDATVARGVYAKYVGS, from the coding sequence ATGAATACACTAGATCGGTACATTCGCCAAACGATTTTTGCGCCGCTGGGCAAAGCGGGGCAAGAAAAATTGCTCGCGGCGCGCGTCGCGATCATCGGGTGCGGCGCGAACGGGAGCGTGATGGCAAACACGCTCGCGCGCGCTGGCGTTGGGTCGCTCGTCATCGTGGATCGCGATTTCGTCGAGTTGAACAACTTGCAACGCCAGGTGCTGTTCGACGAGGACGACGTGGCGCGCGGCACACCGAAAGCGATTGCCGCCGTCGAAAAATTGCGGCGCATCAATTCGACGATCCAAATCGAGCCGGTCGTCGCAGATGTGAACGCGGAGAATATCGAAGATTTCGCGCGCGGCGTGACGCTCGTGATGGATGGCACCGACAATTTTGAAACGCGCTTTCTCATCAACGACGCGTGCGTCAAACACAACGTGCCCTGGGTCTACGCCGGCGCGGTGTCGAGTTACGGCATGACGACGACGATTGTCCCGCGCGAGACCGCGTGCTTGCGCTGTCTCTTTCAAAAAGAACCCGCGCCGGGCACACTGCCGACGTGCGACATCGCGGGCGTCCTGGGTCCGATCGTCAACGTGATGGCGTCTATCGCGAGTGCGGAAGCGATCAAATTCATCGCGGGCGCGGGGACGCGCAATGCGGGGCTGATCAATGTTGATCTCTGGGACAATTCGTTCGAGGCGTTCGCGATGGCGCGCAATCCAAATTGCGTCTGTTGCGCGCAAAACAAATTCGAGTACCTCGAAGGGGAACGCGGCGGCGTAATGACCGCGTCGTTGTGTGGGCGTAATTCGGTGCAGGTCAACCCAGGCAAGGGGCACACGATTGATCTCGCGCGACTCGCGGATCAATTGCGCGAGGTGGGACAAGTATCGCTGAATGAGTATCTGCTCAAATTACAAATTACAAATTACGAACTAACTATTTTCCCCGACGCGCGCGCGATCATCAAGGGCACAGACGATGCGACCGTGGCGCGAGGCGTATACGCCAAGTACGTAGGATCGTAA